In the Helianthus annuus cultivar XRQ/B chromosome 11, HanXRQr2.0-SUNRISE, whole genome shotgun sequence genome, one interval contains:
- the LOC110890099 gene encoding peroxidase N1, protein MMQTFPNNKGLIIIFILLATFITLAIGQGTRVGFYQTSCPRAETIVRSVVQSAVNSNAAVAPGLLRMFFHDCFVNGCDASILIDGSSSEKTAAPNSLLRGFEVIDAAKTQLETACPGVVSCADILALAARDSVVQTGGTGWSVPLGRRDGLVSRAADTANLPAFNDPVSVQIRKFTDKGLNTQDLVALSGAHTLGTAACTLFSYRLYNFNSTNGPDPSIDPAFLPTLQNLCPNGGDGTVRVDLDNGSGGRFDNSYYANLRNRRGVLESDAALWNDPTTQRFVQRFLGVRGLLGLTFNVEFGRSMVRMGNIEVKSGTQGEIRRVCTAIN, encoded by the exons ATGATGCAGACTTTTCCCAACAACAAAGGGCTAATCATTATTTTCATCTTGTTAGCCACCTTCATCACATTGGCAATAGGCCAAGGCACCCGAGTCGGGTTCTACCAGACCTCATGCCCACGGGCAGAAACCATCGTACGCTCTGTGGTCCAGTCTGCAGTCAACTCCAACGCCGCAGTTGCACCTGGTTTACTAAGAATGTTCTTTCACGACTGCTTTGTTAACGGCTGTGATGCCTCTATCCTAATTGACGGTTCTTCTTCCGAGAAAACCGCTGCCCCAAATTCGTTACTTAGAGGCTTTGAAGTCATTGATGCTGCAAAGACACAGCTGGAAACCGCGTGTCCAGGTGTGGTCTCTTGTGCGGACATTCTTGCCCTTGCTGCCCGTGATTCTGTCGTGCAG ACTGGAGGAACAGGATGGTCAGTGCCATTAGGTCGCCGAGATGGATTAGTTTCACGGGCAGCTGATACCGCGAACCTTCCCGCTTTTAATGACCCTGTTAGTGTCCAAATCAGGAAGTTTACGGACAAAGGTCTTAACACCCAAGATCTTGTTGCACTTAGTG GAGCACACACACTCGGGACAGCAGCTTGCACATTATTTAGCTACCGGCTATACAACTTTAACAGCACGAATGGACCTGACCCGAGTATCGATCCAGCATTCCTTCCAACCCTCCAAAACCTGTGCCCCAACGGTGGTGATGGCACAGTACGTGTGGATTTAGACAACGGAAGCGGAGGCAGATTCGACAATTCATACTACGCAAACTTGAGGAACAGGCGAGGAGTACTTGAATCCGATGCGGCCTTATGGAACGACCCGACGACACAAAGGTTTGTGCAACGGTTTCTTGGAGTTAGGGGACTGCTTGGATTAACATTTAACGTTGAGTTTGGGAGATCAATGGTGAGGATGGGTAATATTGAGGTAAAAAGTGGGACTCAAGGTGAAATTCGTAGGGTTTGTACGGCGATTAATTAA